The following coding sequences lie in one Amycolatopsis cihanbeyliensis genomic window:
- a CDS encoding ADP-ribosylglycohydrolase family protein, whose amino-acid sequence MTAAFAAVTHDKVLGLLLGGALGDALGAPFEGRPSVDAADLAAEERAPSRLVHTDDTALTLALAEHLAQRRDAERLDVDALALEFARAWRAEPWRGYGSGTPHVFGLINAGVPWTEASRATFQGQGSYGNGAAMRVAPVALVADSLHHAAELGQRSGEPTHSHKHGQHGAACQAAAAYLALHSDPAHPLDRTRFLQDLARAVRSRPWHEKFDRATELTRNGAGPKHTAHALGNDASALGSVPTALTAFLTHPDDTTQTIRYAIQTGGDADTIAAMAGALAGARNGASTLSRGLISRLEAADQLHHLADQLAGHPRNPTVTSG is encoded by the coding sequence ATGACCGCCGCCTTCGCCGCCGTCACCCACGACAAGGTCCTCGGACTCCTGCTCGGCGGCGCACTCGGCGACGCGCTCGGAGCCCCGTTCGAAGGGCGACCATCGGTCGACGCCGCCGACCTTGCCGCGGAGGAGCGGGCGCCGAGCCGGCTGGTGCACACCGACGACACCGCACTCACCCTCGCCCTGGCCGAACACCTGGCCCAGCGACGCGACGCCGAACGGCTCGACGTCGACGCGCTCGCCCTGGAGTTCGCGCGGGCCTGGCGCGCCGAACCCTGGCGCGGCTACGGCTCCGGCACACCCCACGTGTTCGGCCTGATCAACGCCGGTGTGCCGTGGACCGAAGCCAGCCGGGCCACCTTCCAGGGCCAGGGCTCCTACGGCAACGGCGCGGCCATGCGCGTCGCCCCGGTCGCGCTCGTCGCCGACAGTCTGCACCACGCCGCGGAACTGGGCCAGCGCAGCGGCGAACCCACCCATTCCCACAAACACGGCCAGCACGGCGCCGCCTGCCAGGCCGCCGCGGCCTACCTCGCCCTGCACAGCGACCCCGCCCACCCCCTGGACCGCACCCGGTTCCTCCAGGACCTCGCCCGGGCCGTGCGGTCGCGCCCCTGGCACGAGAAGTTCGACCGGGCCACCGAACTCACCCGCAACGGCGCCGGCCCCAAACACACTGCCCATGCCCTCGGCAACGACGCCAGCGCCCTGGGCTCCGTCCCCACCGCACTGACCGCGTTCCTGACCCACCCCGACGACACCACGCAGACCATCCGCTACGCCATCCAGACCGGCGGAGACGCAGACACCATCGCCGCCATGGCCGGAGCGCTCGCCGGAGCCCGCAACGGCGCCAGCACCCTCTCCCGCGGACTGATCTCCCGCCTCGAAGCCGCCGACCAGCTCCATCACCTGGCCGACCAACTCGCCGGACACCCCCGCAACCCTACCGTCACGTCAGGGTAG
- a CDS encoding arabinosyltransferase domain-containing protein, which translates to MTDTATAPRPVSAPDPPARSRRGFRWLLGAALVTAVTAIAIPFAPVEAERVEVSWPKAGQAAESAVAMFLPYRPLRLDVTVACSAVAGTSPGRDVTAFATIPPDADIARDWGLSLVVRDRQLVLVADGTETPLGAPPGPDCRYLVHAEDDELVVLVGDRELTRRAMRVPQVTAFVTDLPAEQATGAVSAVARADARFQTSPSPLKPLLMILCGLGVVVCVVLAFRTFRGPPRPTRPLVRRRVDLAWTGLVAVGIGAWGVLGPQTVDDGWFLGMHRNFGPSGFAGDYYMALNAAENPAILLQHLFAPLFEVSWAPLVVRLPAMAAGFTMWVLLLGIVRLLHEHTTAPRVPTWLLAAAFFAAWMPNGVGLRPEPFVALCTAISAYAAVRARLTERPAWLVVGGVATGVCFAVTSTGMLALIPLALGLVHSCRHLPATRDRIALVALAMAAVAVASPLVFLQSGIGGFLDSTGARYWYGAAQSWHGEFSRYQMLLGGVGDDFAFEQHPARRLPVLLAIALVLIALVLAPRRQPTHAFAGAYGWPFTWFGLGLAALVVTPTKIASHFAALDFFTALVLALGLAALPRAFARENAGWAIRFSALFLVVLVASLSWDGPNSWWGYHRLGMPDLDEPLFEGTLANPLNLLAAGAVAAAAILYWQHRRGTGPEDPQPVAIRWAGWSAVAVAGLSLLAVPVLSAGALGKAALNQHATGSWSPPATNLASLTGSTCGAADHVRLDDGTTLTQQMARTPGPVLVDWPISFWYPCARLPVLADGLVEPPTLMVTAPGQHAHHGHLARDYRPFAGAFAAMRSVVTYHEIPARLTGNPDPRAWGTLHEVRYRYPTDRIDVQVSTTTQNGWQRGPSYATADYIDKPPPNP; encoded by the coding sequence ATGACGGACACAGCGACCGCGCCGCGTCCGGTGAGCGCGCCGGACCCCCCGGCACGCTCCCGTCGCGGCTTCCGCTGGTTGTTGGGGGCGGCGCTGGTCACGGCCGTGACGGCCATCGCGATTCCGTTCGCGCCGGTGGAGGCGGAACGGGTCGAGGTGAGCTGGCCGAAGGCGGGCCAGGCGGCCGAGTCGGCGGTGGCGATGTTCCTGCCCTACCGGCCACTGCGGTTGGACGTGACGGTGGCCTGCTCAGCGGTGGCCGGGACGTCACCCGGCCGGGACGTCACCGCGTTCGCGACGATTCCGCCGGACGCGGACATCGCCCGCGACTGGGGCCTTTCCCTTGTCGTGCGGGACCGGCAGCTCGTGCTTGTCGCCGACGGTACCGAGACGCCACTTGGAGCGCCCCCTGGCCCGGACTGCCGGTACCTGGTCCACGCCGAGGACGACGAGTTGGTCGTGCTGGTCGGCGACCGGGAACTGACCCGGCGGGCGATGCGGGTTCCACAGGTGACGGCCTTCGTCACCGACCTGCCCGCGGAGCAGGCCACCGGTGCGGTGTCCGCGGTGGCGCGAGCCGATGCCCGTTTCCAGACCTCGCCGAGCCCGCTGAAGCCGCTCCTGATGATCCTGTGCGGGCTCGGCGTGGTGGTCTGCGTCGTGCTGGCATTCCGCACCTTCCGCGGACCACCGCGACCAACCCGTCCGCTGGTGCGCCGCCGCGTGGACCTCGCCTGGACCGGCCTGGTCGCCGTCGGTATCGGCGCCTGGGGCGTGCTGGGCCCGCAGACCGTGGACGACGGCTGGTTCCTCGGCATGCACCGCAATTTCGGCCCGTCGGGGTTCGCAGGCGACTACTACATGGCGCTCAACGCGGCGGAGAATCCCGCGATCCTGCTGCAGCATCTGTTCGCTCCGTTGTTCGAGGTATCCTGGGCACCGCTGGTGGTGCGGCTACCCGCGATGGCAGCCGGATTCACGATGTGGGTGCTGCTGCTGGGCATCGTCCGCCTGCTGCACGAGCACACCACCGCGCCCCGCGTGCCGACCTGGCTACTGGCCGCCGCGTTCTTCGCGGCGTGGATGCCCAACGGCGTCGGTCTGCGGCCGGAGCCGTTCGTGGCGCTGTGCACGGCGATCAGTGCCTACGCCGCCGTCCGCGCCCGGCTTACCGAACGGCCCGCCTGGCTGGTCGTCGGTGGAGTCGCCACCGGCGTGTGCTTCGCGGTGACCTCCACCGGAATGCTCGCCCTCATCCCGCTCGCGCTTGGGCTCGTGCACTCCTGCCGTCACCTGCCCGCCACCCGTGACCGTATCGCGCTCGTGGCACTGGCCATGGCCGCGGTCGCGGTGGCCTCGCCGCTGGTGTTCCTCCAATCCGGCATCGGCGGTTTCCTGGACTCGACCGGCGCGCGCTACTGGTACGGCGCGGCACAGAGCTGGCACGGCGAGTTCAGCCGCTACCAGATGCTGCTCGGCGGTGTCGGCGACGACTTCGCCTTCGAACAGCACCCGGCCCGCCGCCTGCCCGTCCTGCTGGCCATCGCGCTGGTGCTCATCGCGCTGGTCCTGGCCCCGCGGCGCCAGCCAACGCATGCCTTCGCCGGGGCCTACGGATGGCCGTTCACCTGGTTCGGTCTCGGGCTCGCCGCGCTCGTCGTGACCCCCACCAAGATCGCCTCGCACTTCGCCGCGCTCGACTTCTTCACCGCCCTCGTTCTCGCCCTCGGGCTTGCCGCGCTGCCCCGCGCCTTCGCCCGCGAGAACGCCGGCTGGGCGATCCGGTTCAGCGCGCTGTTCCTCGTCGTCCTCGTGGCCAGCCTGAGCTGGGACGGACCGAACTCGTGGTGGGGCTACCACCGCCTCGGCATGCCCGACCTCGACGAGCCACTGTTCGAAGGGACCCTGGCCAACCCACTGAACCTACTCGCCGCCGGGGCCGTGGCCGCCGCCGCGATCCTGTACTGGCAGCACCGGCGCGGAACCGGCCCCGAGGACCCGCAGCCGGTCGCGATCAGATGGGCCGGGTGGTCCGCCGTCGCCGTCGCCGGTCTGTCCCTGCTCGCCGTGCCGGTCCTCTCCGCAGGGGCGCTCGGCAAGGCCGCGCTCAACCAGCACGCCACCGGCTCGTGGTCACCACCGGCCACAAACCTCGCCTCGCTTACCGGCTCCACCTGCGGCGCCGCCGACCACGTCCGGCTCGACGACGGCACCACGCTGACCCAGCAAATGGCCCGCACGCCGGGCCCCGTCCTCGTCGACTGGCCGATCTCGTTCTGGTACCCCTGCGCTCGCCTTCCCGTGCTGGCCGACGGCCTCGTCGAGCCGCCCACCCTGATGGTCACCGCGCCCGGCCAACATGCCCACCACGGCCACCTTGCCCGGGACTACCGGCCGTTCGCAGGCGCCTTCGCCGCCATGCGCTCCGTCGTCACCTACCACGAGATCCCCGCCCGCCTGACCGGAAACCCGGACCCCCGAGCCTGGGGCACCCTGCACGAAGTCCGCTACCGCTACCCCACCGACCGCATCGACGTACAGGTCTCGACCACCACCCAGAATGGCTGGCAACGCGGCCCCAGCTACGCCACCGCCGACTACATCGACAAACCCCCACCGAACCCGTAG
- a CDS encoding DUF2795 domain-containing protein: protein MTDTNTNPAVTRNEIIDAVEDAFRDGSATTQEILDAAIRYEAPAELQATLQRLPDRTFGHVRDLWDHLPDVPIGD from the coding sequence GTGACGGATACCAATACGAATCCAGCGGTCACCCGCAACGAGATCATCGACGCCGTCGAGGACGCCTTCCGCGACGGTTCGGCGACCACGCAGGAGATCCTCGACGCCGCCATCCGGTACGAGGCCCCTGCCGAACTGCAGGCCACGCTGCAACGCCTTCCGGACCGCACCTTCGGCCACGTTCGCGACCTGTGGGACCACCTTCCCGATGTCCCCATCGGCGACTGA
- a CDS encoding ABC-F family ATP-binding cassette domain-containing protein: MITATGLELRAGSRVLLSDATLRVRPGDRIGLVGRNGAGKTTTLRVLAGESRPHAGQVSNAGEFGYLPQDPREGDLSVTARDRVLSARGLDTLLAEMIKAQTEMAELVDERERDRAIARYGRLEERFAALGGYAAESEAARICANLGLEDRILAQPLRTLSGGQRRRVELARILFTASEASAGGRSGTTLLLDEPTNHLDADSISWLRGYLRNHDGGLVVISHDVDLLADVVNKVWFLDATRGEADIYNMDWHRYLTTRADDEARRRRERANAEKKASALQRQAAKMGATATKATAAKNMARRADRLLSGLDEVRRSDKVARITFPAPAPCGRTPLTATGLSKSYGSLEIFTGVDLAIDRGSRVVVLGLNGAGKTTLLRLLGGMGTPDTGSVIPGHGLRIGYYAQEHDTLNHDDTVWHNVRHAAPDTDAQQLRNLLGAFLLTGEQLAQPAGTLSGGEKTRLALAGLVSSAANVLLLDEPTNNLDPASREQVLDALRSYTGAVVLVTHDPGAVDALQPERVILLPDGTEDHWSDDYRDLIQLA, from the coding sequence GTGATCACCGCGACCGGGCTGGAGTTGCGCGCCGGCTCACGTGTCCTGCTCTCCGACGCCACGCTACGAGTGCGACCGGGCGATCGCATCGGGCTCGTCGGCCGTAACGGCGCGGGTAAGACCACCACCTTGCGAGTGCTGGCCGGGGAGAGCCGGCCCCATGCCGGGCAGGTGAGTAACGCCGGCGAGTTCGGCTACCTGCCGCAGGACCCGCGCGAAGGTGACCTGTCCGTGACCGCGCGAGATCGTGTGCTCTCCGCCCGAGGTCTGGACACGCTGCTCGCCGAGATGATCAAGGCGCAGACCGAGATGGCGGAACTGGTGGACGAGCGTGAACGGGACCGGGCGATCGCCCGCTACGGCCGGCTGGAGGAACGGTTCGCCGCGCTCGGCGGCTACGCTGCGGAAAGCGAAGCGGCGCGGATCTGCGCGAACCTCGGCCTGGAGGACCGCATCCTGGCCCAACCGCTACGCACCCTCTCCGGCGGCCAGCGTCGCCGGGTGGAGCTGGCCCGCATCCTGTTCACCGCCTCCGAAGCGAGCGCCGGCGGCCGGTCGGGAACCACACTGCTACTCGACGAGCCCACCAACCATCTCGACGCCGACTCCATCTCCTGGCTCCGCGGCTATCTCCGCAACCACGACGGCGGCCTGGTAGTGATCAGCCATGACGTGGACCTGCTGGCCGACGTCGTGAACAAGGTGTGGTTCCTCGACGCCACCCGCGGCGAGGCCGACATCTACAACATGGACTGGCACCGCTACCTGACCACCCGGGCCGACGACGAAGCCCGCCGACGGCGGGAACGAGCCAACGCAGAGAAGAAGGCCTCGGCCCTGCAGCGACAGGCCGCGAAGATGGGCGCAACAGCCACCAAGGCGACCGCGGCGAAGAACATGGCACGACGCGCGGACCGGCTCCTGTCCGGCCTCGACGAGGTACGCCGGTCCGACAAGGTCGCCAGGATCACCTTCCCCGCCCCGGCTCCCTGCGGAAGGACACCGCTCACCGCCACCGGACTGTCGAAGTCCTACGGTTCACTGGAGATCTTCACCGGAGTCGACCTCGCGATCGACCGCGGCTCCCGCGTCGTCGTCCTCGGCCTCAACGGCGCCGGCAAGACCACCCTGCTGCGCCTGCTCGGCGGCATGGGCACACCCGATACCGGCAGCGTCATCCCCGGGCATGGCCTGCGGATCGGCTACTACGCCCAGGAGCACGACACCCTCAACCACGACGACACGGTCTGGCACAACGTGCGACACGCAGCACCGGATACCGACGCCCAGCAGTTGCGGAACCTGCTCGGCGCGTTCCTGCTGACCGGTGAGCAACTCGCCCAACCCGCCGGAACACTCTCCGGTGGCGAGAAGACCCGGCTGGCGCTCGCCGGCTTGGTCTCCAGCGCGGCAAACGTCCTGCTGCTGGACGAACCGACCAACAACCTCGATCCGGCCAGCCGCGAACAGGTTCTCGACGCGCTCCGCAGCTACACCGGCGCCGTCGTCCTGGTCACCCACGACCCCGGTGCGGTCGACGCCTTGCAACCCGAACGGGTCATCCTGCTGCCCGACGGCACCGAGGATCACTGGTCGGACGACTATCGCGACCTGATTCAGCTTGCCTGA
- a CDS encoding MFS transporter → MPTGTTATQPPATGAPGRAHVPRVVAAASVALALTAPGQTAAVSVFVDPLIRDLGVSRSAVSTAYLIGSLTGAFVMPVLGRLIDRYGPRRVMATIALCFGAVLMVSTAASEITGLTAAFIGIRVGGQGALNLVATTTVAIYVHRRRGFATGVASAIGTAGISLTPMLLERLVSDWGWRQVWMIEGLAVWALVIPAALLLLPRHAPAPPADDGDTEAPRGSALPPVDWTLGQAARTGMFWVVTAGVAVCALVTTGLNFHQVSLLGERGLSPAEAAATFLPQTIAGLIATFGLGWLADRFSDRMLIIVTMAVLALATAGAGWLTPGFTAVLYGLALGACGNGIRTLEAVAFPRCFGLRHLGTIRGVVHSVTVGASAFGPLLLALGREHTASYQPILLAATALPLVVTLAGALVRTPPPTPPRHDS, encoded by the coding sequence GTGCCCACCGGCACCACCGCTACGCAACCGCCGGCTACCGGGGCCCCGGGGCGCGCGCACGTGCCCAGGGTGGTCGCGGCCGCCTCGGTGGCGCTGGCCCTGACCGCGCCCGGGCAGACGGCCGCGGTGTCGGTGTTCGTCGATCCGCTCATCCGTGATCTCGGCGTCTCCCGCTCCGCCGTGTCCACTGCCTACCTGATCGGGTCGCTGACCGGCGCGTTCGTCATGCCCGTGCTCGGCAGGCTGATCGACCGCTACGGCCCGCGCCGGGTGATGGCCACCATCGCGCTGTGCTTCGGCGCCGTCCTGATGGTCTCGACCGCGGCTTCCGAGATCACCGGGCTGACCGCGGCGTTCATCGGCATCCGGGTCGGCGGCCAGGGCGCGCTCAACCTGGTCGCCACCACCACGGTGGCGATCTACGTCCACCGGCGCCGGGGCTTCGCCACCGGGGTCGCCTCCGCGATCGGCACCGCCGGAATCTCGTTGACCCCGATGCTGCTGGAACGGCTGGTGTCGGACTGGGGGTGGCGCCAGGTCTGGATGATCGAGGGCCTCGCCGTCTGGGCACTGGTCATCCCCGCCGCCCTCCTACTGCTGCCCCGGCACGCACCCGCACCACCCGCCGATGACGGCGACACCGAAGCCCCACGCGGCAGCGCGCTGCCGCCGGTGGACTGGACCCTCGGCCAAGCGGCGCGCACCGGCATGTTCTGGGTCGTCACCGCCGGAGTCGCCGTGTGCGCACTGGTCACCACCGGCCTGAACTTCCACCAGGTCTCCCTACTCGGCGAACGCGGCCTCTCCCCCGCCGAAGCCGCCGCGACCTTCCTGCCCCAGACCATCGCCGGGCTGATCGCCACCTTCGGCCTCGGCTGGCTCGCCGACCGGTTCTCCGACCGGATGCTCATCATCGTCACCATGGCCGTCCTCGCCCTGGCCACCGCCGGCGCGGGATGGCTCACCCCCGGCTTCACCGCCGTACTCTACGGCCTGGCCCTGGGCGCCTGCGGCAACGGCATCCGCACCCTGGAAGCCGTCGCCTTCCCCCGCTGCTTCGGCCTGCGCCACCTCGGCACCATCCGCGGCGTCGTGCACTCCGTCACCGTCGGCGCCTCCGCCTTCGGCCCCCTACTCCTCGCCCTCGGCCGCGAACACACCGCCAGCTACCAACCCATCCTCCTGGCCGCCACCGCGCTACCCCTCGTGGTCACTCTGGCCGGCGCCCTGGTCCGCACCCCGCCACCAACACCACCGCGCCACGATTCCTGA
- a CDS encoding peptide chain release factor 3, translating to MAQQSTDVVAEAGRRRTFAVISHPDAGKSTLTEALALHAEVISEAGAVHGKSGRRGVVSDWLEMERSRGISITSAALQFAYGDAVINLLDTPGHADFSEDTYRVLSAVDSAVMLLDAAKGLEPQTLKLFDVCRYRGIPVITFINKWDRPGREALELCDELVERIGLQPMPLTWPVGIAGDFHGVLDLADGSFVRYTRTAGGATLAPEERMDATRAEAEEGVDWHRAHEESELAVGSGGEFDAAAFLAGTATPVLFGAAVLNFGVRHLLDLLVELAPRPSARLDVDERPRALDAPFSAFVFKVQSGMDPSHRDQVAFARVCSGVFERGMVVTNASTARPFATKYAQQVFGQQRSTVEVAYPGDVIGLVNASALRVGDTLYTDKPAVRFPGLPSFAPAHFATARPADLSRAKQFRKGIEQLESEGVVQVLRSDLRGDAVPVFAAVGPMQFEVAAHRLEHEFKSPVKLDRLPYTAVRRLADSGQRGVVDGARRCEVLTRTDGAELALFEDEMTMRILLRQNPELALEPLVAEGA from the coding sequence ATGGCCCAGCAGAGCACGGACGTCGTGGCCGAGGCAGGCAGGCGGCGTACGTTCGCGGTGATCAGTCATCCGGATGCCGGTAAGTCCACCTTGACCGAGGCGTTGGCGTTGCATGCCGAGGTGATTTCCGAGGCGGGTGCGGTGCACGGCAAGTCGGGCCGGCGGGGTGTGGTGTCGGACTGGTTGGAGATGGAGCGCAGCAGGGGGATCTCGATCACCTCGGCGGCGTTGCAGTTCGCCTATGGTGACGCGGTGATCAACCTGTTGGACACGCCGGGTCACGCGGATTTCTCCGAGGACACCTACCGGGTGTTGTCGGCGGTGGATTCGGCGGTGATGTTGCTGGATGCGGCCAAGGGGTTGGAGCCGCAGACGTTGAAGTTGTTCGACGTGTGCCGGTACCGGGGGATCCCGGTGATCACGTTCATCAACAAGTGGGACCGGCCGGGCCGGGAGGCGCTGGAGCTGTGTGACGAGCTGGTGGAGCGGATCGGGTTGCAGCCGATGCCGCTGACCTGGCCGGTGGGGATCGCGGGGGACTTCCACGGGGTGCTGGATCTGGCCGATGGCTCGTTCGTGCGCTACACCCGCACCGCCGGTGGCGCCACCCTCGCCCCGGAGGAGCGGATGGACGCCACCCGGGCCGAGGCCGAGGAGGGCGTGGACTGGCACCGGGCGCACGAGGAGTCGGAGCTGGCCGTCGGCTCGGGCGGGGAGTTCGACGCCGCGGCGTTCCTCGCGGGGACGGCGACGCCGGTGCTGTTCGGTGCGGCGGTGCTGAACTTCGGCGTGCGGCACCTGCTGGATCTGCTGGTCGAGCTGGCCCCGCGCCCGTCGGCGCGGTTGGATGTGGACGAGCGTCCGCGTGCGTTGGACGCCCCGTTCTCCGCGTTCGTGTTCAAGGTGCAGTCCGGAATGGATCCGTCGCACCGGGACCAGGTCGCCTTCGCCAGGGTGTGTTCCGGGGTGTTCGAGCGGGGGATGGTGGTGACCAACGCCTCCACCGCGCGCCCGTTCGCCACCAAGTACGCGCAGCAGGTGTTCGGTCAGCAGCGCTCCACTGTGGAGGTGGCGTATCCCGGTGACGTGATCGGCCTGGTGAACGCCTCCGCGCTGCGGGTGGGCGACACCTTGTACACGGACAAGCCGGCCGTGCGCTTCCCCGGCCTGCCCAGCTTCGCGCCCGCCCATTTCGCCACCGCCCGGCCCGCGGACCTGAGCCGGGCCAAGCAGTTCCGCAAGGGCATCGAGCAGCTGGAGTCCGAGGGCGTGGTGCAGGTGCTGCGTTCCGACCTGCGCGGCGACGCCGTACCGGTTTTCGCCGCGGTCGGGCCGATGCAGTTCGAGGTCGCCGCGCACCGGCTGGAACACGAGTTCAAGTCCCCGGTCAAGCTGGACCGGCTGCCCTACACCGCGGTCCGCAGGCTCGCCGACTCGGGGCAGCGGGGCGTGGTCGACGGCGCCCGCCGCTGCGAGGTCCTCACCCGCACCGACGGCGCGGAGCTGGCGTTGTTCGAGGACGAGATGACGATGCGCATCCTGCTCCGCCAGAACCCCGAACTCGCGCTCGAACCGCTCGTGGCCGAAGGCGCCTGA
- a CDS encoding ribonuclease J produces MTVDAATAAHRLPQLPPDALRVVAFGGLGEVGRNMTVFEYQGKLLVVDCGVLFPEEHQPGVDVILPDWGAIRDRLSDVVAIVLTHGHEDHIGGVPYLLRERPDIPLIGSRLTLSFLGAKLAEHRIQPSTIEVREGQKLSRAPFELEFLAVNHSIPDGLAIAIRTPAGMVLHTGDFKMDQFPLDNRITDLRGFARLGEEGVDLFLVDSTNADVPGFTTAERDLTPAIDAVFRGTPRRVVVSSFASHVHRIQQVLDAAHAHGRKVAFVGRSMVRNMGLAAELGYLRVPDGLVVDQKTIDRLPAHQITLVCTGSQGEPMAALSRMATGTHTITVGHGDTVLLASSLIPGNENAIYRVINGLTAQGANVVHKGNAKVHVSGHASAGELVYCYNIVQPSNVVPVHGEIRHLRANADLALSTGVHHDRVLVAGNGDVIDLHHGHARITGSVEVHNIYVDGQTVGGVTEASLAQRRELGAQGVLTVVALIDTDTGQLAEEPDIIARGFEYSPADFEQLGPALDKALSKAAERKITALGALEDIIARETAKWVRNNFGRQPVVIPIVVEA; encoded by the coding sequence ATGACTGTTGATGCCGCGACCGCGGCGCACCGTCTTCCGCAGCTTCCTCCCGACGCGCTCCGTGTGGTGGCGTTCGGGGGGCTGGGAGAAGTCGGCCGGAACATGACGGTGTTCGAATACCAGGGCAAGCTGCTCGTCGTCGACTGTGGAGTGCTCTTCCCCGAAGAGCACCAGCCTGGCGTGGACGTGATCCTGCCGGACTGGGGTGCCATCCGCGACCGGTTGTCCGACGTGGTGGCCATCGTGCTGACCCACGGCCACGAGGACCACATCGGCGGCGTGCCCTACCTGCTGCGCGAGCGGCCGGACATTCCGCTCATCGGTTCCCGGCTCACCCTGAGCTTTCTCGGCGCCAAGCTCGCCGAGCACCGCATCCAACCCAGCACGATCGAGGTCCGCGAGGGCCAGAAACTCAGCCGCGCACCGTTCGAACTGGAGTTCCTCGCGGTCAATCACTCCATCCCGGACGGTCTGGCGATCGCGATCCGGACCCCGGCCGGTATGGTGCTGCACACCGGCGACTTCAAGATGGACCAGTTTCCGCTGGACAACCGGATCACCGATCTGCGGGGCTTCGCCCGGCTCGGCGAGGAGGGCGTCGACCTGTTCCTGGTCGATTCCACGAACGCCGACGTGCCCGGCTTCACCACCGCCGAACGCGACCTGACCCCTGCCATCGACGCGGTGTTCCGCGGCACCCCGCGACGGGTGGTCGTCTCCAGCTTCGCCAGCCACGTCCATCGCATCCAGCAGGTCCTCGACGCCGCGCACGCCCACGGCCGCAAGGTCGCCTTCGTCGGCCGGTCGATGGTCCGCAACATGGGCCTCGCGGCCGAGCTGGGCTATCTCCGGGTACCCGACGGGCTCGTCGTCGACCAGAAGACCATCGACCGGCTACCCGCACACCAGATCACCCTGGTGTGTACCGGCTCGCAGGGCGAACCCATGGCGGCGCTGTCGCGCATGGCCACCGGCACCCACACCATCACCGTCGGCCACGGCGACACCGTGCTGCTGGCAAGCTCCCTGATCCCGGGCAACGAGAACGCGATCTACCGGGTGATCAACGGGCTGACCGCGCAGGGTGCGAACGTCGTGCACAAGGGCAACGCCAAGGTGCACGTCTCCGGGCACGCCAGCGCCGGCGAACTCGTCTACTGCTACAACATCGTGCAACCGTCCAACGTCGTGCCGGTCCATGGCGAGATACGCCACCTCAGGGCCAACGCCGACCTCGCCCTCAGCACAGGCGTGCACCACGACAGGGTCCTGGTCGCAGGCAACGGTGACGTCATCGACCTGCACCACGGTCACGCCAGGATCACCGGCAGCGTCGAGGTCCACAACATCTACGTGGACGGCCAGACGGTCGGCGGCGTCACCGAGGCCTCCCTCGCCCAACGACGCGAACTCGGTGCCCAGGGCGTGCTCACCGTCGTGGCCCTGATCGACACCGATACCGGCCAGCTCGCCGAGGAGCCCGACATCATCGCCCGCGGCTTCGAATACTCCCCCGCCGACTTCGAGCAGCTGGGCCCCGCCCTCGACAAGGCCCTCAGCAAGGCGGCCGAACGCAAGATCACGGCCCTCGGCGCGCTCGAAGACATCATCGCCCGCGAGACGGCGAAGTGGGTGCGCAACAACTTCGGCCGCCAGCCCGTGGTCATCCCCATCGTCGTCGAGGCATGA
- a CDS encoding DUF2795 domain-containing protein — MDAAGPNQTTPLTARELREHIEDAFISVSPTVVDLLDAAIRSHARPVVFAALNRLPPRRFESVADVLRELPDLPDGPVNP; from the coding sequence GTGGACGCGGCCGGACCGAACCAGACCACCCCGCTGACGGCGCGGGAGCTGCGCGAGCACATCGAGGACGCCTTCATCTCCGTGTCCCCGACCGTGGTCGACCTGCTGGACGCCGCGATTCGCAGCCATGCACGACCGGTGGTCTTCGCGGCATTGAATCGCCTTCCCCCGCGCCGGTTCGAGTCGGTGGCGGATGTGCTTCGCGAGCTGCCGGATCTGCCGGACGGCCCGGTAAACCCTTAG